The following proteins are encoded in a genomic region of Glycine soja cultivar W05 chromosome 17, ASM419377v2, whole genome shotgun sequence:
- the LOC114393231 gene encoding uncharacterized protein LOC114393231 isoform X5: MDKAPTKVRRGSSAFSNANKRRHKHKLFGVLSRGDLRFSKKEKVRSLSAVGTPSSTFQMACINVSEQQTHEPSSTVIATTNRFKLHKNFLNNCNGASVPRKLRSEKLKHTMHGIESLKKESLKKSKKQGMWRDCSPREGASGPITKDEQEVAETLYALAGMFPHNASNHNSTDLDGKFLPDNSSVLQDLEDNASAAALQDSILASATAPVASPSYHESSAGEASKISWLNEAVGQKQPDLPESATLLMPSHSTSLTINLQTMPVAAKRENSNKVALHDSELCLAMGLNMPKLSRISQVERKTDVAFEAVRDVDCKQQQHLIKEQKGNGLALWPGLSPVAPAGQAYLQSSATKAPDWLEAAIRASKMDSMETSTCSSRGSIFIPKRSWKKCAAHVHISHIIKSLEVPKTQVFKETEFFECHQMREHEGPKRGVLLKVHSSNEMKNGITSTVRNPHESKNIILRQQCHYRNISQAAPTPVVQYGHQKQQNFNFLSLSAGSNGLKLENNYNKIGSMLEPLSKLQVPYLQSLAPLHGGIPIPAVQRQYASTSYLDQLSVAGPEVRLQQPRYFGNPLYGTHYGSTVSHKQQEHQSFWGVQQAEQGRSTVNFNILRTQYPNWQSGRHDSSALSPCAQAILPCSPASQEIFGSKITSISGQQKQLLAPFQDKWTRPSSSPFIM; this comes from the exons ATGGACAAGGCTCCAACAAAAGTGAGGCGTGGAAGCAGTGCGTTCTCAAACGCCAACAAGCGACGACACAAACACAAACTCTTCGGTG TTTTGAGCCGTGGGGACCTTCGATTCTCGAAGAAGGAAAAGGTGAGAAGCTTGAGTGCGGTCGGAACGCCGTCGTCGACCTTCCAAATGGCTTGTATTAATGTCTCTGAACAGCAAACACATGAACCTTCTTCGACCGTCATCGCCACCACCAACAGATTCAAGCTTCATAAGAAT TTTTTGAATAACTGCAACGGTGCCTCTGTTCCACGGAAGCTACGTTCAG AAAAGTTGAAGCATACGATGCATGGAATAGAATCTCTCAAAAAGGAAAGTCTAAAGAAGTCCAAA AAACAAGGAATGTGGCGTGACTGTTCCCCTAGAGAAGGAGCTTCTGGGCCCATCACAAAAGATGAGCAAGAGGTTGCGGAGACTCTCTATGCCTTGGCTGGAATGTTCCCTCACAATGCCTCCAATCATAATAGTACGGATTTAGATGGCAAATTTTTGCCAGATAATTCATCAGTTTTGCAAGACTTGGAGGATAATGCGAGTGCTGCTGCTCTTCAAG ATTCTATTCTAGCCTCAGCAACTGCTCCTGTTGCAAGTCCTAGTTATCATGAAAGTTCAGCTGGAGAAGCTTCAAAAATCAGTTGGTTGAATGAAGCTGTTGGTCAAAAACAACCTGATTTGCCTGAGAGTGCAACGCTCTTGATGCCATCTCATAGCACTTCTCTAACAATAAATCTTCAGACCATGCCTGTGGCGGCTAAGCGTGAAAATAGCAACAAAGTTGCATTGCATGACTCTGAGTTATGTCTAGCAATGGG ATTAAATATGCCCAAACTATCACGGATTTCTCAAGTTGAGAGGAAAACAGATGTGGCGTTTGAGGCG GTAAGAGACGTTGATTGTAAGCAACAACAGCATTTGATCAAGGAACAAAAAGGAAATG GCCTTGCATTATGGCCAGGCTTGTCTCCAGTGGCACCAGCAGGCCAGGCTTATCTGCA GTCTTCTGCTACTAAGGCTCCTGATTGGCTGGAAGCTGCAATCCGTGCCTCGAAAATGGATTCAATGGAAACTTCAACTTGTTCTTCTAGGGGGAGT ATCTTTATTCCTAAAAGATCATGGAAGAAGTGTGCAGCTCATGTTCACATCAGTCATATAATCAAGAGTCTAGAGGTGCCAAAAACACAGGTTTTCAAAGAAACTGAGTTTTTTGAATGTCATCAAATGAGAGAACATGAAGGACCAAAGCGTGGAGTTCTTTTAAAAGTACACAGCTCAAACGAAATGAAAAATGGAATCACTTCTACTGTGAGGAATCCACATGAAAGTAAGAATATTATTCTTCGGCAGCAATGCCATTATCGAAACATATCACAGGCTGCTCCAACACCTGTGGTACAGTATGGCCATCAAAAGCAGCAA AATTTCAACTTCTTGTCCTTGTCAGCAGGAAGTAATGGGTTAAAGCtcgaaaataattataataaaataggaAGTATGTTGGAACCATTATCAAAATTGCAAGTGCCTTATTTACAGTCACTAGCACCTCTGCATGGGGGCATACCAATTCCTGCTGTTCAGAGACAGTATGCCTCAACTTCTTACCTTGATCAGCTTTCTGTTGCAGGACCAGAG GTTCGGTTGCAGCAACCTCGTTATTTTGGTAACCCGTTATACGGAACTCATTATGGTTCAACAGTCTCACATAAACAACAAGAGCACCAAAGCTTCTGGGGGGTGCAACAAGCAGAACAAGGTAGGTCTACagtaaatttcaatattttgaggACTCAATATCCTAATTGGCAAAGTGGAAGGCATGACTCTTCTGCATTGAGTCCATGTGCCCAAGCCATCCTTCCTTGTTCCCCTGCATCACAAGAAATATTTGGATCCAAGATCACTTCAATCTCTGGGCAACAGAAGCAGCTACTTGCCCCCTTCCAAGACAAATGGACTAGACCTTCGTCATCTCCCTTCATTATGTGA
- the LOC114393231 gene encoding uncharacterized protein LOC114393231 isoform X4, protein MDKAPTKVRRGSSAFSNANKRRHKHKLFGVLSRGDLRFSKKEKVRSLSAVGTPSSTFQMACINVSEQQTHEPSSTVIATTNRFKLHKNFLNNCNGASVPRKLRSEKLKHTMHGIESLKKESLKKSKVSVKQGMWRDCSPREGASGPITKDEQEVAETLYALAGMFPHNASNHNSTDLDGKFLPDNSSVLQDLEDNASAAALQDSILASATAPVASPSYHESSAGEASKISWLNEAVGQKQPDLPESATLLMPSHSTSLTINLQTMPVAAKRENSNKVALHDSELCLAMGLNMPKLSRISQVERKTDVAFEAVRDVDCKQQQHLIKEQKGNGLALWPGLSPVAPAGQAYLQSSATKAPDWLEAAIRASKMDSMETSTCSSRGSIFIPKRSWKKCAAHVHISHIIKSLEVPKTQVFKETEFFECHQMREHEGPKRGVLLKVHSSNEMKNGITSTVRNPHESKNIILRQQCHYRNISQAAPTPVVQYGHQKQQNFNFLSLSAGSNGLKLENNYNKIGSMLEPLSKLQVPYLQSLAPLHGGIPIPAVQRQYASTSYLDQLSVAGPEVRLQQPRYFGNPLYGTHYGSTVSHKQQEHQSFWGVQQAEQGRSTVNFNILRTQYPNWQSGRHDSSALSPCAQAILPCSPASQEIFGSKITSISGQQKQLLAPFQDKWTRPSSSPFIM, encoded by the exons ATGGACAAGGCTCCAACAAAAGTGAGGCGTGGAAGCAGTGCGTTCTCAAACGCCAACAAGCGACGACACAAACACAAACTCTTCGGTG TTTTGAGCCGTGGGGACCTTCGATTCTCGAAGAAGGAAAAGGTGAGAAGCTTGAGTGCGGTCGGAACGCCGTCGTCGACCTTCCAAATGGCTTGTATTAATGTCTCTGAACAGCAAACACATGAACCTTCTTCGACCGTCATCGCCACCACCAACAGATTCAAGCTTCATAAGAAT TTTTTGAATAACTGCAACGGTGCCTCTGTTCCACGGAAGCTACGTTCAG AAAAGTTGAAGCATACGATGCATGGAATAGAATCTCTCAAAAAGGAAAGTCTAAAGAAGTCCAAAGTGAGTGTT AAACAAGGAATGTGGCGTGACTGTTCCCCTAGAGAAGGAGCTTCTGGGCCCATCACAAAAGATGAGCAAGAGGTTGCGGAGACTCTCTATGCCTTGGCTGGAATGTTCCCTCACAATGCCTCCAATCATAATAGTACGGATTTAGATGGCAAATTTTTGCCAGATAATTCATCAGTTTTGCAAGACTTGGAGGATAATGCGAGTGCTGCTGCTCTTCAAG ATTCTATTCTAGCCTCAGCAACTGCTCCTGTTGCAAGTCCTAGTTATCATGAAAGTTCAGCTGGAGAAGCTTCAAAAATCAGTTGGTTGAATGAAGCTGTTGGTCAAAAACAACCTGATTTGCCTGAGAGTGCAACGCTCTTGATGCCATCTCATAGCACTTCTCTAACAATAAATCTTCAGACCATGCCTGTGGCGGCTAAGCGTGAAAATAGCAACAAAGTTGCATTGCATGACTCTGAGTTATGTCTAGCAATGGG ATTAAATATGCCCAAACTATCACGGATTTCTCAAGTTGAGAGGAAAACAGATGTGGCGTTTGAGGCG GTAAGAGACGTTGATTGTAAGCAACAACAGCATTTGATCAAGGAACAAAAAGGAAATG GCCTTGCATTATGGCCAGGCTTGTCTCCAGTGGCACCAGCAGGCCAGGCTTATCTGCA GTCTTCTGCTACTAAGGCTCCTGATTGGCTGGAAGCTGCAATCCGTGCCTCGAAAATGGATTCAATGGAAACTTCAACTTGTTCTTCTAGGGGGAGT ATCTTTATTCCTAAAAGATCATGGAAGAAGTGTGCAGCTCATGTTCACATCAGTCATATAATCAAGAGTCTAGAGGTGCCAAAAACACAGGTTTTCAAAGAAACTGAGTTTTTTGAATGTCATCAAATGAGAGAACATGAAGGACCAAAGCGTGGAGTTCTTTTAAAAGTACACAGCTCAAACGAAATGAAAAATGGAATCACTTCTACTGTGAGGAATCCACATGAAAGTAAGAATATTATTCTTCGGCAGCAATGCCATTATCGAAACATATCACAGGCTGCTCCAACACCTGTGGTACAGTATGGCCATCAAAAGCAGCAA AATTTCAACTTCTTGTCCTTGTCAGCAGGAAGTAATGGGTTAAAGCtcgaaaataattataataaaataggaAGTATGTTGGAACCATTATCAAAATTGCAAGTGCCTTATTTACAGTCACTAGCACCTCTGCATGGGGGCATACCAATTCCTGCTGTTCAGAGACAGTATGCCTCAACTTCTTACCTTGATCAGCTTTCTGTTGCAGGACCAGAG GTTCGGTTGCAGCAACCTCGTTATTTTGGTAACCCGTTATACGGAACTCATTATGGTTCAACAGTCTCACATAAACAACAAGAGCACCAAAGCTTCTGGGGGGTGCAACAAGCAGAACAAGGTAGGTCTACagtaaatttcaatattttgaggACTCAATATCCTAATTGGCAAAGTGGAAGGCATGACTCTTCTGCATTGAGTCCATGTGCCCAAGCCATCCTTCCTTGTTCCCCTGCATCACAAGAAATATTTGGATCCAAGATCACTTCAATCTCTGGGCAACAGAAGCAGCTACTTGCCCCCTTCCAAGACAAATGGACTAGACCTTCGTCATCTCCCTTCATTATGTGA
- the LOC114393231 gene encoding uncharacterized protein LOC114393231 isoform X3 produces MDKAPTKVRRGSSAFSNANKRRHKHKLFGVLSRGDLRFSKKEKVRSLSAVGTPSSTFQMACINVSEQQTHEPSSTVIATTNRFKLHKNFLNNCNGASVPRKLRSVTKKRGRESMLLDSEKLKHTMHGIESLKKESLKKSKKQGMWRDCSPREGASGPITKDEQEVAETLYALAGMFPHNASNHNSTDLDGKFLPDNSSVLQDLEDNASAAALQDSILASATAPVASPSYHESSAGEASKISWLNEAVGQKQPDLPESATLLMPSHSTSLTINLQTMPVAAKRENSNKVALHDSELCLAMGLNMPKLSRISQVERKTDVAFEAVRDVDCKQQQHLIKEQKGNGLALWPGLSPVAPAGQAYLQSSATKAPDWLEAAIRASKMDSMETSTCSSRGSIFIPKRSWKKCAAHVHISHIIKSLEVPKTQVFKETEFFECHQMREHEGPKRGVLLKVHSSNEMKNGITSTVRNPHESKNIILRQQCHYRNISQAAPTPVVQYGHQKQQNFNFLSLSAGSNGLKLENNYNKIGSMLEPLSKLQVPYLQSLAPLHGGIPIPAVQRQYASTSYLDQLSVAGPEVRLQQPRYFGNPLYGTHYGSTVSHKQQEHQSFWGVQQAEQGRSTVNFNILRTQYPNWQSGRHDSSALSPCAQAILPCSPASQEIFGSKITSISGQQKQLLAPFQDKWTRPSSSPFIM; encoded by the exons ATGGACAAGGCTCCAACAAAAGTGAGGCGTGGAAGCAGTGCGTTCTCAAACGCCAACAAGCGACGACACAAACACAAACTCTTCGGTG TTTTGAGCCGTGGGGACCTTCGATTCTCGAAGAAGGAAAAGGTGAGAAGCTTGAGTGCGGTCGGAACGCCGTCGTCGACCTTCCAAATGGCTTGTATTAATGTCTCTGAACAGCAAACACATGAACCTTCTTCGACCGTCATCGCCACCACCAACAGATTCAAGCTTCATAAGAAT TTTTTGAATAACTGCAACGGTGCCTCTGTTCCACGGAAGCTACGTTCAG TGACGAAAAAACGGGGTCGCGAATCCATGTTACTTGATTCAGAAAAGTTGAAGCATACGATGCATGGAATAGAATCTCTCAAAAAGGAAAGTCTAAAGAAGTCCAAA AAACAAGGAATGTGGCGTGACTGTTCCCCTAGAGAAGGAGCTTCTGGGCCCATCACAAAAGATGAGCAAGAGGTTGCGGAGACTCTCTATGCCTTGGCTGGAATGTTCCCTCACAATGCCTCCAATCATAATAGTACGGATTTAGATGGCAAATTTTTGCCAGATAATTCATCAGTTTTGCAAGACTTGGAGGATAATGCGAGTGCTGCTGCTCTTCAAG ATTCTATTCTAGCCTCAGCAACTGCTCCTGTTGCAAGTCCTAGTTATCATGAAAGTTCAGCTGGAGAAGCTTCAAAAATCAGTTGGTTGAATGAAGCTGTTGGTCAAAAACAACCTGATTTGCCTGAGAGTGCAACGCTCTTGATGCCATCTCATAGCACTTCTCTAACAATAAATCTTCAGACCATGCCTGTGGCGGCTAAGCGTGAAAATAGCAACAAAGTTGCATTGCATGACTCTGAGTTATGTCTAGCAATGGG ATTAAATATGCCCAAACTATCACGGATTTCTCAAGTTGAGAGGAAAACAGATGTGGCGTTTGAGGCG GTAAGAGACGTTGATTGTAAGCAACAACAGCATTTGATCAAGGAACAAAAAGGAAATG GCCTTGCATTATGGCCAGGCTTGTCTCCAGTGGCACCAGCAGGCCAGGCTTATCTGCA GTCTTCTGCTACTAAGGCTCCTGATTGGCTGGAAGCTGCAATCCGTGCCTCGAAAATGGATTCAATGGAAACTTCAACTTGTTCTTCTAGGGGGAGT ATCTTTATTCCTAAAAGATCATGGAAGAAGTGTGCAGCTCATGTTCACATCAGTCATATAATCAAGAGTCTAGAGGTGCCAAAAACACAGGTTTTCAAAGAAACTGAGTTTTTTGAATGTCATCAAATGAGAGAACATGAAGGACCAAAGCGTGGAGTTCTTTTAAAAGTACACAGCTCAAACGAAATGAAAAATGGAATCACTTCTACTGTGAGGAATCCACATGAAAGTAAGAATATTATTCTTCGGCAGCAATGCCATTATCGAAACATATCACAGGCTGCTCCAACACCTGTGGTACAGTATGGCCATCAAAAGCAGCAA AATTTCAACTTCTTGTCCTTGTCAGCAGGAAGTAATGGGTTAAAGCtcgaaaataattataataaaataggaAGTATGTTGGAACCATTATCAAAATTGCAAGTGCCTTATTTACAGTCACTAGCACCTCTGCATGGGGGCATACCAATTCCTGCTGTTCAGAGACAGTATGCCTCAACTTCTTACCTTGATCAGCTTTCTGTTGCAGGACCAGAG GTTCGGTTGCAGCAACCTCGTTATTTTGGTAACCCGTTATACGGAACTCATTATGGTTCAACAGTCTCACATAAACAACAAGAGCACCAAAGCTTCTGGGGGGTGCAACAAGCAGAACAAGGTAGGTCTACagtaaatttcaatattttgaggACTCAATATCCTAATTGGCAAAGTGGAAGGCATGACTCTTCTGCATTGAGTCCATGTGCCCAAGCCATCCTTCCTTGTTCCCCTGCATCACAAGAAATATTTGGATCCAAGATCACTTCAATCTCTGGGCAACAGAAGCAGCTACTTGCCCCCTTCCAAGACAAATGGACTAGACCTTCGTCATCTCCCTTCATTATGTGA
- the LOC114393231 gene encoding uncharacterized protein LOC114393231 isoform X1, with protein sequence MDKAPTKVRRGSSAFSNANKRRHKHKLFGVLSRGDLRFSKKEKVRSLSAVGTPSSTFQMACINVSEQQTHEPSSTVIATTNRFKLHKNFLNNCNGASVPRKLRSVTKKRGRESMLLDSEKLKHTMHGIESLKKESLKKSKVSVKQGMWRDCSPREGASGPITKDEQEVAETLYALAGMFPHNASNHNSTDLDGKFLPDNSSVLQDLEDNASAAALQDSILASATAPVASPSYHESSAGEASKISWLNEAVGQKQPDLPESATLLMPSHSTSLTINLQTMPVAAKRENSNKVALHDSELCLAMGLNMPKLSRISQVERKTDVAFEAVRDVDCKQQQHLIKEQKGNGLALWPGLSPVAPAGQAYLQSSATKAPDWLEAAIRASKMDSMETSTCSSRGSIFIPKRSWKKCAAHVHISHIIKSLEVPKTQVFKETEFFECHQMREHEGPKRGVLLKVHSSNEMKNGITSTVRNPHESKNIILRQQCHYRNISQAAPTPVVQYGHQKQQNFNFLSLSAGSNGLKLENNYNKIGSMLEPLSKLQVPYLQSLAPLHGGIPIPAVQRQYASTSYLDQLSVAGPEVRLQQPRYFGNPLYGTHYGSTVSHKQQEHQSFWGVQQAEQGRSTVNFNILRTQYPNWQSGRHDSSALSPCAQAILPCSPASQEIFGSKITSISGQQKQLLAPFQDKWTRPSSSPFIM encoded by the exons ATGGACAAGGCTCCAACAAAAGTGAGGCGTGGAAGCAGTGCGTTCTCAAACGCCAACAAGCGACGACACAAACACAAACTCTTCGGTG TTTTGAGCCGTGGGGACCTTCGATTCTCGAAGAAGGAAAAGGTGAGAAGCTTGAGTGCGGTCGGAACGCCGTCGTCGACCTTCCAAATGGCTTGTATTAATGTCTCTGAACAGCAAACACATGAACCTTCTTCGACCGTCATCGCCACCACCAACAGATTCAAGCTTCATAAGAAT TTTTTGAATAACTGCAACGGTGCCTCTGTTCCACGGAAGCTACGTTCAG TGACGAAAAAACGGGGTCGCGAATCCATGTTACTTGATTCAGAAAAGTTGAAGCATACGATGCATGGAATAGAATCTCTCAAAAAGGAAAGTCTAAAGAAGTCCAAAGTGAGTGTT AAACAAGGAATGTGGCGTGACTGTTCCCCTAGAGAAGGAGCTTCTGGGCCCATCACAAAAGATGAGCAAGAGGTTGCGGAGACTCTCTATGCCTTGGCTGGAATGTTCCCTCACAATGCCTCCAATCATAATAGTACGGATTTAGATGGCAAATTTTTGCCAGATAATTCATCAGTTTTGCAAGACTTGGAGGATAATGCGAGTGCTGCTGCTCTTCAAG ATTCTATTCTAGCCTCAGCAACTGCTCCTGTTGCAAGTCCTAGTTATCATGAAAGTTCAGCTGGAGAAGCTTCAAAAATCAGTTGGTTGAATGAAGCTGTTGGTCAAAAACAACCTGATTTGCCTGAGAGTGCAACGCTCTTGATGCCATCTCATAGCACTTCTCTAACAATAAATCTTCAGACCATGCCTGTGGCGGCTAAGCGTGAAAATAGCAACAAAGTTGCATTGCATGACTCTGAGTTATGTCTAGCAATGGG ATTAAATATGCCCAAACTATCACGGATTTCTCAAGTTGAGAGGAAAACAGATGTGGCGTTTGAGGCG GTAAGAGACGTTGATTGTAAGCAACAACAGCATTTGATCAAGGAACAAAAAGGAAATG GCCTTGCATTATGGCCAGGCTTGTCTCCAGTGGCACCAGCAGGCCAGGCTTATCTGCA GTCTTCTGCTACTAAGGCTCCTGATTGGCTGGAAGCTGCAATCCGTGCCTCGAAAATGGATTCAATGGAAACTTCAACTTGTTCTTCTAGGGGGAGT ATCTTTATTCCTAAAAGATCATGGAAGAAGTGTGCAGCTCATGTTCACATCAGTCATATAATCAAGAGTCTAGAGGTGCCAAAAACACAGGTTTTCAAAGAAACTGAGTTTTTTGAATGTCATCAAATGAGAGAACATGAAGGACCAAAGCGTGGAGTTCTTTTAAAAGTACACAGCTCAAACGAAATGAAAAATGGAATCACTTCTACTGTGAGGAATCCACATGAAAGTAAGAATATTATTCTTCGGCAGCAATGCCATTATCGAAACATATCACAGGCTGCTCCAACACCTGTGGTACAGTATGGCCATCAAAAGCAGCAA AATTTCAACTTCTTGTCCTTGTCAGCAGGAAGTAATGGGTTAAAGCtcgaaaataattataataaaataggaAGTATGTTGGAACCATTATCAAAATTGCAAGTGCCTTATTTACAGTCACTAGCACCTCTGCATGGGGGCATACCAATTCCTGCTGTTCAGAGACAGTATGCCTCAACTTCTTACCTTGATCAGCTTTCTGTTGCAGGACCAGAG GTTCGGTTGCAGCAACCTCGTTATTTTGGTAACCCGTTATACGGAACTCATTATGGTTCAACAGTCTCACATAAACAACAAGAGCACCAAAGCTTCTGGGGGGTGCAACAAGCAGAACAAGGTAGGTCTACagtaaatttcaatattttgaggACTCAATATCCTAATTGGCAAAGTGGAAGGCATGACTCTTCTGCATTGAGTCCATGTGCCCAAGCCATCCTTCCTTGTTCCCCTGCATCACAAGAAATATTTGGATCCAAGATCACTTCAATCTCTGGGCAACAGAAGCAGCTACTTGCCCCCTTCCAAGACAAATGGACTAGACCTTCGTCATCTCCCTTCATTATGTGA
- the LOC114393231 gene encoding uncharacterized protein LOC114393231 isoform X2 — protein sequence MDKAPTKVRRGSSAFSNANKRRHKHKLFVLSRGDLRFSKKEKVRSLSAVGTPSSTFQMACINVSEQQTHEPSSTVIATTNRFKLHKNFLNNCNGASVPRKLRSVTKKRGRESMLLDSEKLKHTMHGIESLKKESLKKSKVSVKQGMWRDCSPREGASGPITKDEQEVAETLYALAGMFPHNASNHNSTDLDGKFLPDNSSVLQDLEDNASAAALQDSILASATAPVASPSYHESSAGEASKISWLNEAVGQKQPDLPESATLLMPSHSTSLTINLQTMPVAAKRENSNKVALHDSELCLAMGLNMPKLSRISQVERKTDVAFEAVRDVDCKQQQHLIKEQKGNGLALWPGLSPVAPAGQAYLQSSATKAPDWLEAAIRASKMDSMETSTCSSRGSIFIPKRSWKKCAAHVHISHIIKSLEVPKTQVFKETEFFECHQMREHEGPKRGVLLKVHSSNEMKNGITSTVRNPHESKNIILRQQCHYRNISQAAPTPVVQYGHQKQQNFNFLSLSAGSNGLKLENNYNKIGSMLEPLSKLQVPYLQSLAPLHGGIPIPAVQRQYASTSYLDQLSVAGPEVRLQQPRYFGNPLYGTHYGSTVSHKQQEHQSFWGVQQAEQGRSTVNFNILRTQYPNWQSGRHDSSALSPCAQAILPCSPASQEIFGSKITSISGQQKQLLAPFQDKWTRPSSSPFIM from the exons ATGGACAAGGCTCCAACAAAAGTGAGGCGTGGAAGCAGTGCGTTCTCAAACGCCAACAAGCGACGACACAAACACAAACTCTTCG TTTTGAGCCGTGGGGACCTTCGATTCTCGAAGAAGGAAAAGGTGAGAAGCTTGAGTGCGGTCGGAACGCCGTCGTCGACCTTCCAAATGGCTTGTATTAATGTCTCTGAACAGCAAACACATGAACCTTCTTCGACCGTCATCGCCACCACCAACAGATTCAAGCTTCATAAGAAT TTTTTGAATAACTGCAACGGTGCCTCTGTTCCACGGAAGCTACGTTCAG TGACGAAAAAACGGGGTCGCGAATCCATGTTACTTGATTCAGAAAAGTTGAAGCATACGATGCATGGAATAGAATCTCTCAAAAAGGAAAGTCTAAAGAAGTCCAAAGTGAGTGTT AAACAAGGAATGTGGCGTGACTGTTCCCCTAGAGAAGGAGCTTCTGGGCCCATCACAAAAGATGAGCAAGAGGTTGCGGAGACTCTCTATGCCTTGGCTGGAATGTTCCCTCACAATGCCTCCAATCATAATAGTACGGATTTAGATGGCAAATTTTTGCCAGATAATTCATCAGTTTTGCAAGACTTGGAGGATAATGCGAGTGCTGCTGCTCTTCAAG ATTCTATTCTAGCCTCAGCAACTGCTCCTGTTGCAAGTCCTAGTTATCATGAAAGTTCAGCTGGAGAAGCTTCAAAAATCAGTTGGTTGAATGAAGCTGTTGGTCAAAAACAACCTGATTTGCCTGAGAGTGCAACGCTCTTGATGCCATCTCATAGCACTTCTCTAACAATAAATCTTCAGACCATGCCTGTGGCGGCTAAGCGTGAAAATAGCAACAAAGTTGCATTGCATGACTCTGAGTTATGTCTAGCAATGGG ATTAAATATGCCCAAACTATCACGGATTTCTCAAGTTGAGAGGAAAACAGATGTGGCGTTTGAGGCG GTAAGAGACGTTGATTGTAAGCAACAACAGCATTTGATCAAGGAACAAAAAGGAAATG GCCTTGCATTATGGCCAGGCTTGTCTCCAGTGGCACCAGCAGGCCAGGCTTATCTGCA GTCTTCTGCTACTAAGGCTCCTGATTGGCTGGAAGCTGCAATCCGTGCCTCGAAAATGGATTCAATGGAAACTTCAACTTGTTCTTCTAGGGGGAGT ATCTTTATTCCTAAAAGATCATGGAAGAAGTGTGCAGCTCATGTTCACATCAGTCATATAATCAAGAGTCTAGAGGTGCCAAAAACACAGGTTTTCAAAGAAACTGAGTTTTTTGAATGTCATCAAATGAGAGAACATGAAGGACCAAAGCGTGGAGTTCTTTTAAAAGTACACAGCTCAAACGAAATGAAAAATGGAATCACTTCTACTGTGAGGAATCCACATGAAAGTAAGAATATTATTCTTCGGCAGCAATGCCATTATCGAAACATATCACAGGCTGCTCCAACACCTGTGGTACAGTATGGCCATCAAAAGCAGCAA AATTTCAACTTCTTGTCCTTGTCAGCAGGAAGTAATGGGTTAAAGCtcgaaaataattataataaaataggaAGTATGTTGGAACCATTATCAAAATTGCAAGTGCCTTATTTACAGTCACTAGCACCTCTGCATGGGGGCATACCAATTCCTGCTGTTCAGAGACAGTATGCCTCAACTTCTTACCTTGATCAGCTTTCTGTTGCAGGACCAGAG GTTCGGTTGCAGCAACCTCGTTATTTTGGTAACCCGTTATACGGAACTCATTATGGTTCAACAGTCTCACATAAACAACAAGAGCACCAAAGCTTCTGGGGGGTGCAACAAGCAGAACAAGGTAGGTCTACagtaaatttcaatattttgaggACTCAATATCCTAATTGGCAAAGTGGAAGGCATGACTCTTCTGCATTGAGTCCATGTGCCCAAGCCATCCTTCCTTGTTCCCCTGCATCACAAGAAATATTTGGATCCAAGATCACTTCAATCTCTGGGCAACAGAAGCAGCTACTTGCCCCCTTCCAAGACAAATGGACTAGACCTTCGTCATCTCCCTTCATTATGTGA